One Hyphomicrobiales bacterium DNA segment encodes these proteins:
- a CDS encoding AsnC family transcriptional regulator — MAKPTQRDEDLLALLRVNARESVAALARKLGLSRSTVQDRLRRLEESGVILGYDVRLAEDKRPGVSALVLLEAEQRTIARTIKALCEIPEVETVYTVSGRFDLAVVAAAHTTGDLDMVLDHIVGVEGVKRAESSVILATKLDRR, encoded by the coding sequence ATGGCCAAACCAACGCAACGGGATGAAGACCTGCTGGCGCTTTTGCGCGTCAACGCGCGCGAGTCGGTCGCCGCACTGGCCCGCAAGCTGGGGCTGTCGCGCTCAACGGTGCAGGACCGTCTGCGCCGGCTGGAGGAAAGCGGCGTTATCCTCGGCTATGACGTTCGGCTTGCCGAAGACAAGCGGCCGGGCGTCAGCGCGCTGGTTCTTCTCGAAGCCGAACAGCGGACCATCGCCCGCACGATCAAGGCGCTGTGCGAGATTCCCGAAGTGGAGACGGTGTACACGGTCAGCGGCCGGTTCGACCTTGCGGTGGTGGCGGCCGCGCACACGACCGGCGATCTCGACATGGTTCTCGACCACATCGTCGGGGTCGAGGGTGTCAAGCGGGCGGAGTCGTCTGTCATACTGGCGACCAAGCTGGATCGGCGTTAA
- a CDS encoding 30S ribosomal protein S11 has product MAKDAQRIRRRERKNITSGVAHVSSTFNNTMITITDAQGNAISWATAGGMGFKGSRKSTPYAAQLAAESAAKKAMEHGMKTLEVEVRGPGSGRESALRALQAAGFTITSIRDVTPIPHNGCRPRKRRRV; this is encoded by the coding sequence ATGGCTAAGGACGCGCAGCGTATTCGCCGACGCGAACGTAAGAACATCACATCGGGCGTGGCCCATGTGAGCTCGACGTTCAACAACACCATGATCACCATCACCGACGCGCAGGGCAATGCGATTTCCTGGGCGACGGCCGGTGGAATGGGTTTCAAGGGCTCGCGCAAGTCGACCCCGTATGCTGCCCAGCTTGCTGCCGAAAGCGCCGCCAAGAAGGCGATGGAACACGGCATGAAGACCCTTGAGGTCGAAGTGCGCGGCCCGGGTTCGGGTCGTGAGTCGGCGCTGCGGGCGCTGCAGGCCGCTGGCTTCACGATCACGTCGATCCGTGACGTCACGCCGATCCCGCACAATGGCTGCCGGCCGCGCAAGCGTCGCCGCGTCTAA
- a CDS encoding RND transporter: MQYLDGISLSMVLLITVLLGFAPFFPEPHIVEKVRMLMHGQLKRPLDIFDLFWHTWPFVLLVLKLIRMKQTGAF, translated from the coding sequence ATGCAGTATCTCGACGGTATTTCTCTTTCTATGGTGCTGTTGATAACCGTTCTTCTCGGTTTTGCGCCGTTCTTTCCCGAGCCGCATATCGTTGAAAAGGTTCGCATGTTGATGCATGGGCAGCTGAAGCGGCCGCTCGATATCTTCGATCTGTTCTGGCATACATGGCCGTTCGTCCTGCTCGTTCTCAAGCTGATCCGGATGAAGCAGACCGGCGCGTTCTGA
- a CDS encoding adenylate kinase: protein MNIILLGPPGSGKGTQAVRLVEKFGIIQLSTGEMLRKAGAEGTQIGLRAKEVMDRGELVPDSIVVGIVADRIAEPDCANGFILDGFPRTINQAESFDHLLEDRGLKLDAVVLLDVADEILLSRIEKRAKETGGARADDNAETLKKRLDVYHAQTQPLIGFYREKGVLRTIDGSQDPATVATEVAAILEAAKD from the coding sequence ATGAACATAATTCTTCTCGGACCTCCGGGGAGTGGCAAAGGAACCCAGGCAGTACGCCTCGTCGAGAAATTCGGAATTATCCAGTTGTCGACGGGTGAGATGCTGCGCAAGGCCGGCGCCGAAGGCACGCAGATCGGACTGCGTGCCAAGGAGGTAATGGACCGCGGCGAACTGGTTCCCGACTCGATTGTGGTGGGAATCGTCGCCGATCGGATCGCCGAGCCGGATTGTGCCAACGGATTCATCCTTGATGGGTTTCCGCGGACGATCAATCAGGCCGAATCCTTCGATCATCTGCTCGAAGATCGTGGCCTGAAGCTGGACGCGGTTGTCCTTCTCGACGTTGCCGACGAGATCCTGCTGAGCCGGATCGAGAAACGCGCGAAGGAAACCGGTGGTGCTCGTGCCGACGACAATGCCGAGACGCTGAAGAAGCGACTCGACGTCTACCACGCCCAGACCCAGCCGCTGATCGGCTTCTACCGGGAAAAGGGTGTGCTGCGGACAATCGACGGCAGCCAGGACCCGGCGACCGTCGCCACGGAGGTCGCCGCGATTCTCGAGGCGGCGAAGGATTAA
- a CDS encoding methylmalonyl-CoA carboxyltransferase, translating to MKEILAELEKRRSIARLGGGEKRIEAQHKRGKLTARERLEILLDPGSFEEIDMFVEHRCTDFGMDGQKIPGDGVVTGSGTINGRTVYVFAKDFTVFGGSLSETHAAKITKVQDMALRNRAPIIGLFDAGGARIQEGVAALGGYGEVFQRNVLASGVIPQISVIMGQCAGGDVYSPAMTDFIFMVRDTSYMFVTGPDVVKTVTNETVTAEELGGASIHTTKSSIADGAFENDVECLLQMRRLIDHLPMNNKAPLPEIECYHDHDAEDHSLDTLIPDNPNKPYDIKELILKTVDEGDFFEIQPSFAKNIVTGFGRVEGRTVGIVANQPMVLAGVLDSDASRKAARFVRFCDCFNIPIVTFVDVPGFLPGTAQEYGGLIKHGAKLLFAYAEATVPKITVITRKAYGGAYDVMSSKHIRGDINYAWPTAEVAVMGSKGAAEILYRAELGDAEKIQKRVKDYEDRFANPFVAAERGYIDEVIMPHSTRRRLARALRLLRDKTEENPWKKHDNIPL from the coding sequence ATGAAAGAAATTTTGGCCGAACTGGAAAAACGCCGCTCGATCGCCCGTCTGGGCGGGGGCGAAAAGCGCATTGAGGCGCAGCACAAGCGCGGCAAGCTGACGGCGCGCGAACGGCTCGAGATTCTGCTCGATCCGGGCTCGTTCGAAGAGATCGACATGTTCGTCGAACACCGCTGCACCGATTTCGGCATGGACGGCCAGAAGATCCCGGGCGACGGTGTCGTCACCGGCTCCGGCACGATCAACGGCCGCACGGTCTATGTGTTCGCCAAGGACTTCACCGTGTTTGGCGGTTCGCTGTCCGAGACCCATGCGGCGAAGATCACCAAGGTCCAGGATATGGCGCTGCGCAACCGCGCGCCGATCATTGGCCTGTTCGACGCCGGCGGCGCGCGCATTCAGGAAGGCGTGGCAGCGCTCGGCGGTTACGGCGAGGTGTTCCAGCGCAACGTGCTTGCGTCCGGCGTCATCCCGCAGATTTCGGTGATCATGGGCCAGTGCGCTGGCGGTGACGTCTATTCGCCGGCGATGACCGACTTCATCTTCATGGTGCGCGACACCAGCTACATGTTCGTCACCGGCCCGGATGTGGTGAAGACCGTCACCAACGAGACGGTGACGGCGGAAGAGCTCGGTGGCGCCTCGATCCACACCACCAAGTCGTCGATTGCCGACGGCGCGTTCGAGAACGATGTCGAGTGCCTGCTGCAGATGCGCCGGCTGATCGACCATCTGCCGATGAACAACAAGGCGCCGCTGCCGGAGATCGAGTGCTATCACGATCACGATGCCGAGGATCATTCGCTCGACACGCTGATCCCGGACAATCCGAACAAGCCCTACGACATCAAGGAACTGATCCTGAAAACGGTCGACGAGGGCGATTTCTTCGAGATCCAGCCGTCGTTCGCCAAGAATATCGTCACCGGTTTCGGCCGGGTCGAGGGCCGCACGGTGGGCATCGTCGCGAACCAGCCGATGGTTCTGGCCGGCGTGCTCGACAGCGATGCCAGCCGCAAGGCCGCCCGCTTCGTGCGCTTCTGCGACTGCTTCAACATCCCGATCGTCACCTTCGTCGACGTGCCGGGCTTCCTGCCGGGCACCGCGCAGGAATATGGCGGCCTGATCAAGCACGGCGCCAAGCTGCTGTTTGCCTACGCGGAAGCCACGGTGCCGAAAATCACCGTGATTACCCGCAAGGCCTATGGCGGCGCCTATGACGTTATGTCCTCGAAGCACATCCGCGGCGACATCAACTACGCCTGGCCGACGGCCGAGGTCGCGGTGATGGGCTCGAAAGGCGCGGCTGAAATCCTCTATCGCGCCGAACTCGGCGACGCCGAGAAGATCCAGAAGCGGGTCAAGGACTACGAGGATCGTTTCGCCAACCCGTTCGTCGCCGCCGAGCGCGGTTACATCGACGAGGTGATCATGCCGCATTCGACGCGCCGCCGGCTCGCCCGGGCGCTGCGATTGCTGCGCGACAAGACCGAAGAGAATCCTTGGAAGAAGCACGACAATATCCCGCTCTAG
- a CDS encoding 50S ribosomal protein L17, whose protein sequence is MRHANRGRKLNRTASHRKAMFANMAASLIKHEQIVTTLPKAKELRPIVEKLVTLAKRGDLHARRQAVSRTRDEAMVKKLFDVLGPRYAEREGGYIRVLKAGFRYGDNAPMAVIEFVDRDPEAKGLDSGPTAEAVAEEEAA, encoded by the coding sequence ATGCGCCACGCCAATCGAGGCCGCAAGCTCAATCGGACCGCGAGCCATCGCAAGGCGATGTTTGCCAACATGGCCGCGTCGCTGATCAAGCATGAGCAGATCGTGACCACCCTGCCGAAGGCGAAGGAACTGCGTCCGATCGTCGAGAAGCTCGTGACGCTCGCCAAGCGCGGCGACCTGCATGCCCGCCGTCAGGCGGTCAGCCGGACCCGCGACGAAGCGATGGTCAAGAAGCTGTTCGACGTTCTCGGCCCGCGCTACGCCGAACGTGAAGGCGGTTACATCCGCGTTCTCAAGGCGGGCTTCCGCTACGGCGACAACGCGCCGATGGCCGTGATCGAGTTCGTCGATCGCGATCCGGAGGCCAAGGGTCTCGACTCGGGTCCGACTGCCGAAGCTGTCGCCGAAGAAGAAGCCGCGTAA
- a CDS encoding 50S ribosomal protein L15, whose protein sequence is MKLNDLRDNEGAAKTGKRIGRGYGSGKGKTGGRGVKGQKSRTGVAIKGFEGGQMPLHRRLPKRGFNNIFAKSFNVVSIGRVQQAIDAGKLDAKAVVTAEALKAAGVVRRLKDGVRLLADGEIKAAVTFEIAGASKAAIDAVEKAGGKVTVATVESAE, encoded by the coding sequence ATGAAGCTCAACGATCTGAGAGACAACGAAGGCGCGGCCAAGACCGGCAAGCGCATCGGCCGCGGCTACGGCTCGGGCAAGGGCAAGACCGGCGGACGCGGCGTCAAGGGCCAGAAGTCCCGTACCGGTGTGGCCATCAAGGGCTTCGAGGGCGGCCAGATGCCGTTGCATCGTCGCCTGCCGAAGCGCGGTTTCAACAACATTTTCGCCAAGTCCTTCAACGTGGTCAGCATCGGCCGCGTTCAGCAGGCGATCGATGCGGGCAAGCTCGATGCCAAGGCCGTTGTGACGGCCGAGGCGCTCAAGGCTGCCGGTGTCGTGCGTCGCCTCAAGGACGGTGTTCGCCTGCTCGCCGACGGCGAGATCAAGGCGGCGGTGACCTTCGAAATCGCCGGGGCCTCCAAGGCGGCCATCGATGCGGTCGAGAAGGCCGGCGGCAAGGTTACGGTTGCCACTGTCGAATCGGCGGAGTAA
- a CDS encoding 50S ribosomal protein L30: protein MAENKKTVTVEQIGSPIRRPKDQRATLVGLGLNKMHRRRTLVDTPEVRGMIAKVQHLVRVVE from the coding sequence ATGGCTGAGAACAAGAAAACCGTTACGGTCGAGCAGATCGGCAGCCCGATCCGCCGTCCGAAGGACCAGCGCGCGACCCTCGTCGGCCTTGGTCTGAACAAGATGCATCGCCGGCGTACGCTGGTCGATACGCCCGAGGTGCGCGGCATGATCGCCAAGGTGCAGCACCTGGTGCGGGTCGTGGAATAA
- a CDS encoding DNA-directed RNA polymerase subunit alpha: MIVVIQKNWQELIKPNKLDVKPGFDPKRTATIVAEPLERGFGLTLGNALRRILLSSLQGAAVTAVQIDGVLHEFSSIAGVREDVTDIILNVKEVALKMVGDGPKRMTLRKQGPGTVVAGDIQVIGDIEVLNPELVLCTLDDGAEIRMEFTVDTGKGYVTADRNRPEDAPVGLIPVDSLYSPVRKVSYRIENTREGQVLDYDKLTLTVETDGSISPEDAVAYAARILQDQLSIFVNFEEPSKEVKEEQVPELAFNPALLKKVDELELSVRSANCLKNDNIVYIGDLIQKSEAEMLRTPNFGRKSLNEIKEVLAQMGLHLGMEVANWPPENIEELAKRYEDHHY; this comes from the coding sequence ATGATCGTGGTCATCCAGAAAAACTGGCAGGAATTGATCAAGCCCAACAAGCTCGACGTTAAGCCGGGGTTCGATCCGAAGCGGACCGCGACGATCGTCGCCGAGCCGCTCGAACGCGGTTTTGGTCTGACGCTCGGCAATGCGCTGCGCCGGATCCTTCTTTCGTCGCTGCAGGGTGCGGCCGTTACGGCCGTTCAGATTGACGGCGTTCTGCACGAGTTCTCGTCGATCGCGGGCGTTCGCGAAGACGTCACGGACATCATCCTCAACGTCAAGGAAGTCGCGCTGAAGATGGTCGGTGACGGCCCGAAGCGCATGACGCTGCGCAAGCAGGGTCCGGGCACCGTCGTTGCCGGCGATATCCAGGTGATCGGCGATATCGAGGTGCTCAATCCCGAGCTGGTGCTGTGCACTCTCGACGATGGCGCCGAGATCCGCATGGAATTCACGGTCGACACCGGCAAGGGCTATGTCACCGCGGATCGCAACCGGCCGGAAGACGCGCCGGTCGGCCTGATCCCCGTCGACTCGCTGTATTCGCCGGTTCGCAAGGTTTCGTATCGTATCGAGAACACCCGTGAGGGCCAGGTTCTCGATTACGACAAGCTGACGCTGACGGTGGAAACGGACGGCTCGATCTCGCCGGAAGACGCGGTCGCTTATGCGGCGCGGATCCTGCAGGATCAGCTCTCGATCTTCGTCAACTTCGAAGAGCCGAGCAAGGAAGTGAAGGAAGAGCAGGTTCCCGAGCTCGCCTTCAACCCGGCGCTGCTCAAGAAGGTGGACGAGCTCGAACTGTCGGTGCGTTCGGCGAACTGCCTGAAGAACGACAACATCGTCTATATCGGCGACCTGATCCAGAAGTCCGAGGCGGAAATGCTCCGCACCCCGAACTTCGGCCGCAAGTCGCTGAATGAGATCAAGGAAGTTCTGGCGCAGATGGGCCTCCATCTGGGTATGGAAGTCGCCAACTGGCCGCCGGAGAACATCGAAGAGCTCGCGAAGCGTTACGAGGATCACCATTATTGA
- a CDS encoding fluoride efflux transporter CrcB — translation MKHLLLVAVGGGVGAACRHLVNMATLKLIGAGFPWGTLTVNIVGSFAMGLFVEFLALKLNASADLRLLIATGFLGGFTTFSAFSLDTAVMIERGDMALAALYIGVSVIGAIGGLFAGLSLARSVLI, via the coding sequence ATGAAGCACCTCTTGCTGGTCGCCGTCGGTGGCGGGGTCGGAGCGGCCTGCCGCCATCTGGTCAACATGGCGACGCTGAAACTCATCGGCGCGGGCTTTCCCTGGGGTACGCTGACGGTCAACATCGTCGGCTCGTTCGCGATGGGGCTGTTCGTCGAGTTTCTGGCGTTGAAGCTGAATGCTTCGGCGGATCTGCGCCTTTTGATCGCGACGGGCTTTCTCGGCGGCTTCACGACGTTTTCGGCGTTCTCGCTCGATACCGCGGTGATGATCGAGCGCGGCGACATGGCGCTGGCGGCGCTCTATATCGGCGTGTCGGTGATCGGCGCGATCGGCGGATTGTTCGCCGGGTTGTCGCTGGCGCGCAGCGTTCTCATCTGA
- a CDS encoding ornithine decarboxylase, whose protein sequence is MGKSGSAKTVTPFDGRKSGSETAALAATYTDIGALIADRCPDEPLFCFSRRFAEQSARRFRAGFPGLVTYAVKANPAREVLHAFVDAGITTFDVASPGEMALVRSICPTATLHYNNPIRSDAEIHRAITEFGVRHLVVDDLAGLERIAAQIADPGGIEISVRLRPVRNMAMHDFRSKFGAEPDDAKALLGAVAAKGFRTALTFHPGSQCTDPAAFVGLIFDAAGVAHAAGVTPDTLNVGGGFPARYTDTEAPLLDRYFADIRHAFARTFDADKTRLVCEPGRALAAPAMALLTRVKHVRENGDVFLNDGIYGGLMEFMTAPLKVPLRAWRGTRPLAGTTGDRRVYGPTCDPLDVLPMPLALPENIAPGDWLEFGLVGAYGISTTTGFNGYGGHETVGVDRILFPA, encoded by the coding sequence ATGGGAAAAAGCGGCAGCGCGAAGACCGTGACGCCATTTGACGGCCGGAAATCCGGTAGCGAAACCGCCGCACTGGCAGCGACATATACCGATATCGGCGCGCTGATCGCCGACCGCTGCCCGGACGAACCGCTGTTCTGTTTCAGCCGCCGTTTTGCCGAACAAAGTGCGCGCCGCTTCCGCGCCGGTTTCCCCGGCCTCGTCACCTATGCGGTGAAGGCGAATCCCGCGCGCGAAGTGCTGCATGCCTTCGTCGATGCCGGCATCACCACCTTCGATGTCGCCTCGCCGGGCGAGATGGCGCTGGTCCGCTCGATCTGCCCGACGGCCACGCTCCACTACAACAACCCGATCCGCTCCGACGCCGAAATCCATCGCGCCATCACCGAGTTCGGCGTCCGCCATTTAGTTGTCGACGACCTCGCCGGGCTGGAACGAATCGCCGCGCAGATCGCCGACCCCGGCGGCATCGAAATCTCCGTGCGCCTGCGCCCGGTACGCAACATGGCCATGCACGATTTCCGCTCGAAGTTCGGCGCCGAACCCGACGACGCAAAGGCCCTGCTTGGCGCGGTTGCCGCTAAAGGCTTCCGCACAGCGTTGACCTTCCACCCCGGATCGCAGTGCACCGACCCGGCCGCCTTCGTCGGCCTCATATTCGATGCGGCCGGCGTTGCCCACGCGGCCGGCGTCACCCCGGACACACTGAATGTCGGCGGCGGCTTTCCCGCGCGCTACACCGACACTGAAGCCCCCCTGCTCGACCGCTATTTCGCCGACATCCGGCACGCCTTCGCCCGTACCTTCGACGCTGACAAGACTCGCCTCGTCTGCGAGCCCGGTCGCGCGCTGGCCGCCCCCGCGATGGCGTTGCTCACCCGCGTCAAGCATGTGCGCGAAAACGGCGACGTATTCCTCAACGACGGCATTTACGGCGGGCTGATGGAATTCATGACCGCGCCGTTGAAAGTGCCGCTGCGCGCCTGGCGCGGTACCCGTCCGCTCGCCGGCACCACCGGCGACCGGCGCGTCTATGGACCGACATGCGATCCGCTCGACGTCCTGCCGATGCCGCTTGCCCTGCCCGAGAACATCGCCCCCGGCGACTGGCTCGAATTCGGCCTGGTCGGCGCCTACGGCATCAGCACCACCACCGGCTTCAACGGCTATGGTGGCCACGAGACGGTCGGCGTTGACAGGATCCTGTTTCCCGCCTGA
- a CDS encoding 30S ribosomal protein S13, protein MARIAGVNIPTNKRAVIALQYIHGIGPKKAQEIIEKVNIEPQRRVNELSDSEVLQIREVIDRDFIVEGDLRREVAMNIKRLMDLGCYRGLRHRRSLPVRGQRTHTNARTRKGPAKPIAGKKK, encoded by the coding sequence GTGGCTCGTATAGCTGGCGTCAATATTCCGACGAACAAGCGGGCGGTGATTGCTCTGCAGTACATTCACGGCATCGGTCCGAAGAAGGCGCAGGAAATCATCGAAAAGGTCAACATTGAGCCGCAGCGCCGGGTCAATGAGCTGTCCGACTCCGAGGTTCTACAGATCCGCGAAGTGATCGATCGTGATTTCATCGTGGAAGGCGACCTTCGTCGTGAAGTTGCCATGAACATCAAGCGGCTGATGGATCTCGGCTGCTATCGCGGTCTGCGCCATCGTCGCAGCCTGCCGGTGCGCGGTCAGCGGACCCACACCAACGCGCGGACCCGCAAGGGCCCGGCCAAGCCGATTGCCGGCAAGAAGAAGTAA
- a CDS encoding RluA family pseudouridine synthase, which yields MSSVQTLEVTRDEAGMRLDRWFKSRFPGLSFVQLQKLLRSGQVRVDGGRAKTDTRLAAGQSVRIPPTVGSDADKPVKPKSPLAGGNGDRAALEAMILYEDDAVMVLNKPAGLAVQGGSGLTRHVDGMLDSMRSKDGQKPRLVHRLDRDTSGVLLIAKTRKAAQALAKSFRARTTRKIYWALVQGVPKPKQGRISTYLAREEENERMRVAHHGEDGASHAVSNYSVVDQVGQNIAWLTLKPVTGRTHQLRAHCAHIRHPIIGDPKYFNTENWELPGGIQNKLHLHARRLVLPHPSGGTIDVTAPLPPHMKQSWNLLGFDTSAYDPSEDDD from the coding sequence ATGAGCAGCGTACAAACACTCGAAGTCACCCGCGACGAAGCGGGCATGCGTCTCGACCGGTGGTTCAAAAGCCGGTTTCCGGGGCTGAGCTTCGTGCAGCTTCAAAAATTGCTGCGCTCCGGCCAGGTCCGCGTCGATGGCGGGCGGGCTAAGACCGACACGCGGCTTGCCGCCGGACAATCAGTGCGCATTCCCCCGACCGTCGGCAGTGACGCCGACAAGCCGGTGAAACCGAAATCTCCGCTTGCCGGCGGCAATGGCGATCGCGCGGCGCTTGAAGCGATGATCCTCTACGAGGACGATGCGGTGATGGTCCTCAACAAGCCCGCCGGGCTCGCCGTTCAGGGCGGATCGGGGCTGACGCGCCATGTCGACGGCATGCTCGATTCGATGCGCAGCAAGGACGGACAGAAACCGCGCCTTGTGCACCGGCTCGACCGGGATACATCGGGGGTCCTCTTGATCGCCAAGACGCGCAAGGCCGCACAGGCGCTGGCCAAGAGCTTCCGCGCGCGTACCACGCGCAAGATCTACTGGGCGCTGGTGCAGGGTGTGCCGAAGCCGAAGCAGGGGCGCATCTCGACCTATCTCGCGCGCGAGGAAGAAAACGAGCGCATGCGCGTCGCGCATCACGGCGAGGACGGCGCGAGCCACGCTGTCTCGAACTATTCCGTCGTCGACCAGGTCGGGCAGAACATCGCCTGGCTGACGCTGAAGCCTGTTACGGGGCGGACGCACCAGCTGCGCGCCCATTGCGCCCATATCCGCCACCCGATCATCGGCGACCCGAAATACTTCAACACAGAAAACTGGGAACTGCCCGGCGGGATCCAGAACAAGCTGCATCTGCATGCGCGCCGTCTGGTGCTGCCGCATCCGTCAGGCGGGACCATCGACGTTACCGCGCCGCTGCCGCCGCACATGAAGCAGAGTTGGAACCTTCTCGGATTCGATACCAGCGCCTATGATCCCTCCGAGGATGACGACTAG
- a CDS encoding preprotein translocase subunit SecY yields MASAAEQLAANINFGAFAKAEDLKKRIWFTLGALIVYRLGTYLPLPGINPDALQQAFQANQSGILGMVNMFSGGAVGRMAIFALGIMPYISASIIIQLLTSVVPSLEQLKKEGEQGRKTINQYTRYGTVVLSVFQAYGIAVGLEGAGQIVADPGWFFRVSTVITLTGGTMFLMWLGEQITSRGIGNGISLIIFSGIVAGLPGALAGTLELGRQGALSTVIILAILILSVAVIAFIVFVERAQRRLLIQYPKRQVGNKMMEGQSSHLPLKLNTAGVIPPIFASSLLLIPATVANFSQGQGPDWMVTITSLLGRGQPLFLAFYAGLILFFAFFYTAIVFNPTDTADNLKKHGGFIPGIRPGERTAQYIDYVLTRITVIGAIYLVAVCLLPEFLISATGVPFYFGGTSLLIVVSVTMDTVSQVQGHLLAHQYEGLVKKAKLRGRRR; encoded by the coding sequence ATGGCATCGGCGGCAGAGCAACTTGCAGCGAACATCAACTTTGGCGCGTTCGCCAAGGCGGAAGATCTCAAGAAGCGCATCTGGTTCACACTGGGTGCGCTGATTGTCTATCGGCTGGGTACTTACCTGCCGCTGCCGGGCATCAACCCGGATGCGCTGCAGCAGGCGTTCCAGGCCAACCAGTCCGGCATCCTCGGAATGGTCAACATGTTCTCCGGTGGCGCGGTCGGCCGTATGGCGATCTTTGCGCTCGGGATCATGCCCTACATCTCGGCTTCGATCATCATTCAGCTGCTGACCAGCGTGGTTCCCTCGCTCGAGCAGTTGAAGAAGGAAGGCGAGCAGGGCCGCAAGACTATCAACCAGTACACCCGCTACGGTACGGTCGTTCTGTCGGTTTTCCAGGCGTATGGCATTGCGGTCGGTCTGGAGGGCGCAGGGCAGATCGTGGCCGATCCGGGCTGGTTCTTCCGCGTTTCGACGGTCATTACGTTGACCGGCGGCACCATGTTCCTGATGTGGCTCGGCGAGCAGATCACCTCGCGCGGCATCGGCAACGGCATTTCTCTGATCATCTTCTCGGGCATCGTGGCCGGTCTGCCGGGCGCGCTTGCCGGTACGCTTGAACTCGGCCGTCAGGGTGCGCTGTCAACGGTGATCATCCTGGCGATTCTCATTCTTTCGGTCGCTGTCATCGCGTTCATCGTGTTCGTTGAGCGGGCGCAGCGCCGGCTTCTGATCCAGTATCCGAAGCGTCAGGTCGGTAACAAGATGATGGAAGGCCAGTCCTCCCATCTGCCGTTGAAACTCAATACGGCCGGCGTGATTCCACCGATCTTCGCCTCGTCGCTGCTGCTGATTCCGGCAACCGTCGCGAATTTCTCGCAGGGGCAGGGGCCCGACTGGATGGTGACGATCACGTCGCTGCTCGGCCGCGGTCAGCCGCTGTTCCTGGCGTTCTACGCGGGCCTTATCCTGTTCTTCGCCTTCTTCTACACCGCGATTGTCTTCAATCCGACGGATACCGCAGACAATCTGAAGAAGCATGGCGGCTTCATTCCGGGTATCCGCCCGGGTGAACGCACTGCACAATATATCGACTATGTGCTGACTCGGATCACCGTTATCGGTGCCATATACCTCGTAGCTGTCTGTTTGTTGCCGGAGTTCCTCATTTCGGCGACGGGCGTTCCCTTCTATTTCGGCGGCACTTCCCTGCTGATCGTCGTAAGCGTTACCATGGACACGGTGTCGCAGGTCCAGGGGCATTTGCTGGCGCATCAGTATGAAGGGCTCGTCAAGAAGGCGAAGCTGCGAGGGAGACGTAGATGA
- a CDS encoding ATPase, producing MRDLLEEGPSPEDAHAKAQAHARKALPKRFYKSVTVEACENGFTVLLDGRSVRTPAKTLIEVPTKDLADAMAAEWAAQGEKIDPAKMPVTRLVNSALDGVSVQIEAVRAEIVKYAGSDLVCYRADGPDSLVEAQCAAWDPVVAFAADRLGARFELAGGIAHVQQADEALAAVAGSVAEFDLFRLSALHVITTLTGSALIALALAQGVLTAEAAFNAAHVDELWNAERWGSVPEAEAQRATRHAEMMAAARVILGRVP from the coding sequence ATGCGCGATCTGCTCGAAGAGGGGCCGTCGCCCGAGGATGCTCACGCCAAGGCGCAGGCGCATGCCCGCAAGGCGCTGCCGAAGCGCTTCTACAAGAGCGTGACGGTCGAGGCTTGCGAAAACGGTTTCACGGTGCTGCTTGACGGGCGCAGCGTGCGCACGCCGGCGAAGACCCTGATCGAGGTTCCGACGAAGGATCTGGCCGACGCGATGGCGGCTGAGTGGGCCGCGCAGGGCGAGAAAATCGACCCGGCGAAGATGCCGGTGACGCGACTGGTCAATTCCGCGCTCGATGGCGTTTCCGTGCAGATCGAGGCGGTGCGCGCGGAAATCGTCAAATATGCCGGCAGCGATCTGGTCTGCTACCGCGCAGATGGACCCGACAGTCTCGTTGAGGCGCAGTGTGCGGCCTGGGATCCGGTTGTTGCCTTTGCCGCCGACAGGCTGGGTGCGCGCTTCGAGCTGGCCGGCGGAATCGCCCACGTCCAGCAGGCGGACGAGGCGCTTGCTGCCGTTGCGGGCTCGGTTGCCGAATTCGATCTGTTCCGGCTTTCCGCGCTTCATGTGATTACGACGCTGACCGGCTCGGCGCTGATCGCGCTGGCGCTGGCGCAGGGGGTGCTGACGGCAGAAGCCGCGTTTAACGCCGCCCATGTGGACGAGCTCTGGAACGCGGAGCGCTGGGGTTCGGTGCCGGAAGCGGAAGCGCAGCGCGCCACGCGCCACGCCGAAATGATGGCGGCCGCGCGGGTCATTCTCGGTCGCGTACCGTAG